One window of Aspergillus oryzae RIB40 DNA, chromosome 3 genomic DNA carries:
- a CDS encoding type I polyketide synthase (polyketide synthase modules and related proteins) — MGLGIHLYNMAMRALAERDKKAMSIALAHNIGSILFRTIYYSCRFPGDISSPSELWDFLAEERSAAGKVPKSRFNVDSFHGSKDEPSTTVALGGCFLQEDIRNFDNQFFGIHNREAADMDPQQRKLLEVVFESFESAGVTLDDVSGANVGCYVASFTPDFIAMQTKDVENMTRFTHLGMGATLLGNRISHVFNMKGPSCVVDTACSSSFYALHMACSALENGECDAAVVAGVNLIQTPEVHVGTSLGGVLSPASKCQTFDSSADGYARADGVGALYIKRLDDAIRDKDAIRSIIRSTAVNSNGRTPGISQPSVDGQEAVIRKAYARAGLNPRETAYVEVHGTGTSVGDPIEVEGLSRVFRKDQRHRPTLIGGVKPNLGHGEASSGLLSIMKASLSLERRQIPATISVKQINPKIKTEEWGVEIVTRMTDFPSECSPRRISINSFGFGGANAHGILEEPGRQTNKVSCRQAMPRRGDLTGTMNGQSDSRISNGINGFNGHNVSSSMPYLLPLSANKLSSLQGRVERLSKVDFSAVSIADLAYTLGQRRSHLGLRGYVIARQATLAQDFHVENFTLADSDRNLTDNKFAFVFTGQGAQWKGMARELLHFPVFADTIRQLDHELSTLAYAPEWKICDVLMDDSEDCPLNLAAFAQPITTAVQIGLVNVLRSWSILPQGVIGHSSGEIAAGYAAGLLTAREAIIIAYYRGYSVTSSAPEGAMAAVGLHCDDAHEWITRFDFNANLKVACINSPQSVTISGDSECIDTILASLRAEGVFARKLKTDGKAYHSHHMAVIGTMYEKLLKKALSFEKQASLDLEQQDIHMYSTVVCEEVQSKAVRTAAYWRANLESPVRFSEGLTFLSEMMGQCTFVELGPHAALKLPIMQTLGKSTSYLATLNRGQDSSVSLLNVVGQLFVQGFKVDFSKFNHTCTHDTPRFIYDLPTYPWHYEKPPWNESRISREWRNTTHPRHELLGREVPGGNKTTFGWRNLLQVENVPWLRDHKLGDTVVFPATGYLSMAVEALMQKALPVGADGAGKSVALRHVDLLKALPLPEQGSIELYTELRPLAISNIRDSKFWWEFQISSISDDGPTVRAKGSIRLEQIAACGTQVPSRECRLAPQSRKLWYESIANSGLAFGPTFQHMHDIHTPDPKGVLYAEARTRTLAPAIEGAQARPRYLIHPVLLDNLFQVALIACTGGFIHSMVGKVPTRLGSVRISLPSSPTDEGAIRSTSKVTGQSTNKIDSALFDGQQKLVAHFKDVDVTAYIGTERMEVRHPITRVTWKPDIAQVHDSATFSSALDHVLCQSDLGSFGSKANMLAALDLIVHKNPDAHILCLSTDLSLITLSFLEVLDASSIYRRFNSFSIGRLSSDGGLEVAEVRNFIMPLGLRSLQYRMASSGDHFGLVILGADIAVVDRLGSHTDGETIFLAPDVDSNRKHDTFSVLSSRSETAKNVHILRPAPTTNGSSTPDFDNVVFICRTPKHPADDHLAGHLSDDLGVPIKPVALTDLADSPIPPNSLVISTAELERSVLAGAVPQGEFDGFKQMIEHAAWIVWITGSGVHEESNPTLSLFAGFARAVVIEQPSTKIFSLELDPKTDAAGISRHVTKIVQNGKNAINDCEYIDNGSHLLISRIVPDERMNREFRTRQNGLASPMPLGSVGNAALSVRKPGQLSTTQFVKRPYPSLSTLAADEVVVKVSCVGLNAKDVNALSGHVQTTDARCSLECTGHIVAMGSDVRDLNIGDKVAVMYPGYFGTYETVPAWSCVQLRDDEDLRTMASVMMVFSTAMYALYHRANLQPGETILIHSAAGGVGIATIQLAKLIGAEIFATVGTEEKKKYLIEHFGLTPDHIFNSRDSSFASSIKSITNGRGVDVILNSLLGELLHESWDCLADFGRFVEIGKRDLLDQGRLNMEMFSRGTTFTAFDMSMLAESTSPAQHRVYKGLVTRVISLLRSGDIHPIEPLSVFNVSDIVQAFNHFNNAKRMGKIVISFEDQTQMIPVVHEKFSTQLDPHKSYLLVGCLGGLGRSVSKWMMSRGARKFIFLGRSGIQKPAAKRLIEELEERGAQCTVIKGDITNYTDVHEAVAAAPTPLGGVIQAAMGLNEAIFKHMPREYWLNGTEAKVQGTWNLHNALSALDKEKELDFFVLTSSISGKLGTATESNYCAANNFLDAFARYRRGLGLKAVSLGLGMVSEVGYLHEHPEIEDLLLRKGIRPLTEDELVQIFDFGLTHPPTSLHPNDLMPQSHILTGLEDTGLQGHRKQGYEGYWQFLSDARFDVLTCALRRNAGKSAQGNSTQASVIQEAITSNDREQLMDAVKVVLVKKLSNIILTPVDKIDVKQPLLDFGMDSMLAAELRQYIFGAMGVDVPFLDLMDKKTSICGLATVVADKLTITSSD; from the exons ATGGGACTCGGCATACATCTGTATAATATGGCTATGCGCGCACTCGCGGAAAGGGATAAGAAGGCCATGTCTATCGCCCTTGCACATAATATAGGAAGCATTTTATTCAGGACCATATACTACA GCTGCCGATTCCCTGGCGACATTTCTAGTCCGTCCGAGTTATGGGATTTTCTAGCGGAAGAGCGTTCAGCAGCTGGCAAAGTACCCAAGTCACGGTTTAACGTTGACAGCTTTCACGGGAGCAAGGATGAGCCGTCCACCACAGTAGCATTGGGTGGGTGCTTCCTGCAGGAAGACATTCGAAACTTTGACAACCAGTTCTTTGGCATCCACAACCGGGAAGCTGCGGATATGGATCCACAGCAGCGGAAGCTGCTTGAAGTTGTCTTTGAGAGCTTCGAAAGCGCTGGAGTTACTCTGGACGATGTGTCGGGTGCGAATGTGGGGTGTTATG TCGCTTCATTCACGCCGGATTTTATCGCCATGCAGACCAAAGATGTGGAGAACATGACCAGATTCACTCACCTGGGTATGGGAGCAACACTCCTCGGAAACAGAATCAGCCATGTGTTTAACATGAAAGGGCCGAGTTGCGTGGTAGACACGGCATGCTCTTCGTCCTTCTACGCATTACATATGGCCTGTTCTGCTTTGGAAAACGGCGAGTGTGATGCCGCCGTGGTGGCTGGTGTCAATCTTATTCAGACTCCAGAGGTGCACGTTGGGACCTCACTGGGTGGTGTTCTTTCACCGGCTTCAAAGTGTCAAACGTTTGATTCTTCCGCTGATGG GTACGCTCGAGCCGATGGCGTCGGTGCGCTCTATATCAAGCGACTGGACGATGCCATCCGTGATAAGGATGCGATTCGTTCCATCATCCGCTCAACCGCAGTGAACAGCAACGGCCGAACACCGGGCATCTCACAGCCTAGTGTTGATGGACAGGAGGCGGTTATCCGCAAGGCCTATGCTCGTGCCGGACTGAATCCAAGAGAAACTGCCTACGTCGAGGTCCATGGTACTGGCACAAGTGTCGGAGACCCgattgaagttgaaggacTTTCTCGTGTATTCCGCAAAGATCAGCGCCATCGGCCGACGCTGATCGGTGGTGTCAAGCCGAACCTGGGACACGGCGAGGCTTCGAGTGGTTTGCTCAGCATCATGAAAGCTAGTCTCTCGCTCGAGAGGCGGCAGATTCCTGCTACCATCAGCGTAAAGCAGATTAATCCCAAGATTAAAACAGAAGAATGGGGAGTAGAGATTGTCACTCGCATGACGGACTTCCCATCCGAATGCAGCCCACGCCGTATCAGTATCAATTCGTTCGGCTTTGGCGGCGCCAACGCTCACGGGATTCTGGAAGAGCCCGGTCGTCAGACCAACAAAGTATCTTGTAGACAGGCTATGCCAAGGAGGGGTGATTTAACAGGCACTATGAATGGCCAGTCTGACAGCCGTATCAGCAATGGCATAAACGGGTTCAACGGACACAATGTGTCCTCTTCGATGCCATATTTGCTCCCATTATCTGCAAACAAGCTATCATCTCTGCAGGGGCGAGTTGAGAGACTGTCTAAAGTGGATTTCTCAGCCGTTTCCATTGCCGATCTTGCCTACACTCTCGGCCAACGGCGGTCGCATCTCGGTCTGCGTGGTTATGTTATTGCCCGACAAGCAACCCTTGCTCAAGATTTCCACGTCGAAAATTTTACACTAGCCGATTCAGACAGAAACCTGACGGATAACAAGTTTGCGTTTGTTTTCACAGGTCAAGGTGCGCAGTGGAAGGGGATGGCCCGCGAGCTCTTACATTTCCCAGTCTTCGCAGACACTATTCGGCAGCTCGATCATGAACTAAGCACCTTGGCTTATGCCCCTGAGTGGAAGATATGCGACGTTTTAATGGATGATTCGGAGGACTGTCCATTGAATCTGGCAGCCTTCGCACAACCCATCACCACTGCTGTGCAGATAGGTCTAGTCAACGTCTTGCGATCCTGGTCTATTCTTCCACAGGGCGTCATTGGACACTCATCGGGTGAGATTGCAGCAGGATATGCAGCAGGTCTTCTAACAGCTCGCGAGGCTATTATCATAGCGTATTACAGAGGCTACTCCGTCACAAGCTCAGCGCCTGAAGGTGCAATGGCTGCTGTGGGGCTGCACTGTGATGATGCACATGAGTGGATCACTAGGTTTGACTTCAATGCGAATCTAAAGGTGGCATGCATCAATTCGCCACAGAGTGTGACAATAAGTGGGGACAGCGAATGCATTGATACTATCTTAGCATCCCTACGGGCTGAAGGTGTGTTTGCTCGTAAGCTGAAGACCGACGGCAAGGCTTATCACTCCCATCACATGGCTGTCATTGGCACCATGTATGAGAAGTTACTGAAGAAGGCTTTGAGCTTTGAGAAGCAAGCTTCCCTTGATCTCGAACAGCAGGACATCCACATGTACTCCACTGTTGTGTGCGAGGAAGTTCAAAGCAAGGCTGTCCGCACAGCAGCGTACTGGCGGGCAAACCTGGAGTCTCCTGTCCGGTTCAGCGAAGGCCTTACATTCCTGTCTGAGATGATGGGCCAGTGTACGTTCGTTGAGCTCGGACCACATGCGGCCCTAAAATTGCCCATCATGCAGACCCTTGGAAAGTCTACTTCCTACCTTGCCACCCTCAACCGAGGACAGGATTCTTCAGTATCGCTACTTAACGTAGTTGGCCAGCTCTTTGTCCAGGGGTTCAAAGTGGACTTCTCAAAGTTTAATCATACATGCACCCATGACACACCTAGATTCATTTATGACTTACCGACGTATCCATGGCACTATGAAAAACCACCGTGGAATGAATCACGGATTAGCCGCGAATGGCGCAATACCACACACCCCAGGCACGAACTCTTAGGAAGAGAGGTGCCTGGCGGAAACAAGACCACGTTTGGATGGCGGAACCTCCTGCAAGTGGAAAATGTTCCATGGCTACGTGACCATAAGCTTGGCGACACAGTTGTCTTTCCAGCCACCGGATACCTATCCATGGCTGTGGAGGCATTGATGCAAAAGGCTTTGCCTGTTGGGGCGGATGGTGCGGGAAAGTCCGTAGCTCTTCGGCATGTCGACTTGTTAAAGGCTCTTCCATTGCCGGAGCAGGGATCAATCGAGCTCTATACGGAGCTTCGTCCACTCGCAATCTCAAATATCAGAGACTCGAAGTTCTGGTGGGAATtccagatatcctccatctctgACGACGGCCCCACTGTTCGGGCCAAAGGCTCGATAAGGCTGGAACAAATAGCTGCGTGCGGTACACAGGTCCCATCCAGAGAATGTCGCCTGGCTCCCCAGTCCAGGAAGCTGTGGTATGAGAGTATCGCGAATAGTGGTCTTGCATTTGGACCAACCTTCCAACACATGCACGACATCCACACACCTGATCCCAAAGGCGTATTGTATGCAGAGGCCCGGACACGGACCCTTGCCCCGGCTATTGAGGGAGCACAGGCCCGCCCCCGGTACCTCATACATCCTGTATTGTTggacaacctcttccaggTCGCCCTTATTGCATGCACTGGCGGCTTTATCCACTCGATGGTTGGTAAAGTACCCACCAGGCTTGGAAGTGTAAGGATCAGCTTGCCATCTAGCCCTACTGATGAAGGGGCAATTCGCTCTACCTCCAAGGTGACTGGCCAATCTACCAATAAAATCGACAGCGCCTTGTTCGATGGTCAACAGAAGCTGGTGGCGCATTTCAAAGATGTAGACGTCACCGCGTATATAGGAACCGAAAGGATGGAGGTGCGACATCCCATAACGCGAGTGACTTGGAAGCCCGACATTGCTCAAGTACACGATAGTGCCACTTTCTCATCAGCACTTGACCATGTTCTGTGTCAGTCTGATTTGGGGTCTTTCGGGTCCAAGGCCAACATGCTGGCAGCCCTTGACTTGATCGTGCATAAGAACCCAGACGCGCATATCCTATGCCTCTCGACCGACTTATCCCTCATTACGCTGTCATTTTTGGAGGTCCTTGACGCATCAAGTATCTACAGACGTTTCAATTCATTCTCCATTGGGCGCTTATCCTCGGATGGGGGACTTGAAGTTGCTGAGGTCCGCAACTTCATCATGCCCTTAGGGCTTCGATCATTGCAGTATCGGATGGCATCATCAGGTGACCACTTCGGTTTGGTAATTCTAGGGGCCGATATCGCCGTGGTGGATAGGCTAGGCTCCCACACTGATGGCGAGACTATCTTCCTTGCACCTGATGTCGACAGCAACCGGAAGCATGATACATTTTCAGTCCTAAGCTCACGATCGGAAACAGCAAAGAATGTGCATATTCTTCGCCCAGCACCGACAACGAACGGCTCCTCTACTCCAGATTTCGACAACGTTGTGTTCATCTGCCGAACACCGAAACATCCGGCCGATGACCACCTGGCTGGTCATTTGAGTGATGATCTAGGCGTGCCTATTAAGCCAGTCGCTTTAACAGACCTAGCAGACTCGCCAATTCCTCCCAATTCATTGGTAATCTCTACAGCTGAGCTGGAAAGGTCCGTCCTTGCTGGGGCAGTCCCACAGGGGGAGTTTGATGGTTTCAAACAGATGATTGAACACGCAGCATGGATTGTCTGGATTACGGGGTCTGGAGTACATGAGGAATCTAATCCAACACTTTCCCTGTTCGCGGGCTTTGCTCGAGCTGTGGTGATTGAACAACCCTCGACTAAGATCTTCTCACTCGAGTTGGATCCAAAAACAGATGCCGCAGGGATTTCACGGCACGTAACAAAGATAGTTCAAAATGGGAAGAATGCGATCAATGATTGCGAGTATATTGACAATGGTTCTCATCTCCTGATCAGTCGCATAGTTCCCGACGAGCGCATGAACAGAGAATTCCGTACACGACAAAACGGGCTCGCATCTCCTATGCCACTCGGAAGTGTTGGAAATGCTGCTTTGTCTGTGCGAAAACCTGGCCAGCTGAGCACGACACAGTTTGTTAAACGGCCTTACCCAAGCCTTTCGACTTTGGCCGCTGATGAGGTGGTCGTTAAGGTCTCTTGTGTTGGTCTTAATGCCAAAGATGTTAACGCACTCTCAGGTCATGTCCAGACTACAGATGCACGGTGTAGCTTGGAATGCACAGGTCACATTGTTGCTATGGGCTCTGACGTGCGCGACCTTAATATCGGGGACAAAGTGGCTGTCATGTATCCTGGTTACTTCGGCACATACGAGACCGTTCCAGCCTGGAGTTGTGTTCAGCTTCGCGATGACGAGGATCTGCGCACCATGGCATCTGTCATGATGGTCTTCTCGACGGCCATGTATGCCCTTTACCACCGAGCCAATCTCCAACCCGGGGAAACGATCCTCATCCACTCCGCCGCAGGAGGTGTTGGTATTGCCACAATACAACTAGCCAAACTGATAGGCGCTGAGATCTTCGCGACCGTCGGGacggaggagaaaaaaaaatatttaatcGAGCACTTCGGACTCACCCCCGACCATATATTCAACTCCCGCGACTCGAGCTTTGCGTCGAGCATCAAGTCCATCACAAATGGACGCGGAGTCGACGTCATCCTAAACTCGCTACTGGGCGAACTCCTGCACGAAAGCTGGGATTGTCTGGCAGATTTCGGCCGCTTTGTTGAAATCGGTAAACGGGACCTTCTTGACCAGGGCCGTCTCAATATGGAAATGTTCTCCCGCGGAACAACCTTCACGGCCTTTGATATGAGCATGCTAGCCGAATCGACATCTCCAGCACAGCACCGGGTTTATAAGGGTCTAGTGACTCGCGTCATCTCGCTCTTGCGAAGTGGGGATATCCATCCTATTGAGCCACTATCCGTATTCAACGTTTCAGACATAGTACAGGCTTTTAACCACTTCAACAACGCAAAGCGCATGGGTAAGATTGTTATATCCTTCGAGGACCAGACCCAGATGATACCAGTCGTGCATGAGAAGTTCTCAACGCAGCTAGATCCCCATAAGAGCTACCTGCTCGTTGGATGCCTCGGCGGTCTAGGCCGCAGCGTATCAAAATGGATGATGAGCAGAGGCGCACGCAaattcatcttcctcgggCGCTCAGGAATCCAGAAACCAGCCGCCAAGCGTCTGATTGAAGAACTAGAGGAACGCGGCGCACAATGCACCGTCATCAAAGGTGACATCACAAACTACACAGACGTCCACGAAGCGGTCGCAGCCGCACCAACACCCCTCGGAGGTGTCATCCAAGCAGCGATGGGGCTCAACGAAGCCATCTTCAAACACATGCCACGGGAATACTGGCTCAACGGCACCGAAGCCAAAGTCCAAGGAACATGGAATCTCCACAACGCTCTCTCCGCCCTagacaaagagaaggaactcGACTTCTTCGTTTTAACCAGCTCCATATCCGGGAAACTAGGCACAGCGACCGAAAGCAACTACTGCGCGGCCAACAACTTCCTGGACGCATTTGCGCGGTACCGGCGTGGACTAGGCTTGAAAGCCGTCTCCCTTGGTTTAGGAATGGTCTCCGAGGTCGGGTATTTGCACGAGCATCCGGAGATCGAGGACTTGCTTCTCCGTAAGGGTATCCGGCCTCTCACAGAAGACGAACTAGTTCAGATCTTTGACTTTGGGCTCACTCATCCTCCTACTTCGCTTCATCCCAATGATCTCATGCCTCAGTCACATATTCTGACGGGGCTGGAGGATACGGGTCTACAGGGTCACCGCAAGCAGGGCTATGAGGGGTACTGGCAGTTTCTGAGCGATGCGCGGTTCGATGTGTTGACGTGTGCGCTCAGGCGTAATGCGGGGAAGTCTGCTCAGGGAAATAGCACGCAAGCGTCGGTTATCCAGGAGGCGATTACCTCGAATGACAGAGAGCAACTCATGGATGCGGTGAAGGTTGTTCTGGTGAAGAAACTTTCTAATATCATCCTGACACCGGTGGATAAGATTGATGTCAAGCAGCCTTTACTGGATTTTGGGATGGATAGTATGTTGGCGGCAGAGCTCCGCCAGTATATCTTTGGTGCCATGGGGGTAGATGTGCCATTCTTGGATCTGATGGATAAGAAAACGAGTATATGCGGACTGGCAACCGTGGTCGCAGACAAATTGACGATTACTAGCAGTGACTAG
- a CDS encoding uncharacterized protein (predicted protein), with amino-acid sequence MKGLLFVLSAIFGITLAAPATCTPERALVRKEWRELGYAERKDYIDALWCLRDRPSILPSEEFPGVRDRWDDFVAYWNWALDTENLAESPLFDGSSTSLSGNGAYVPNEPMPCTPGGICFPRGTGGGCVESGPFKDLQVHLGPFNSSLAQSYGSLPVNAWDYNPRCLYRSLNQALLAALNNQARIDQMQASTNIRDWLAIMSPSNPDLTSSHGGGHGAVGGAMADFFASPQDPSFMLHHAFIDKLWAEWQDQDPETRRYAVNGTTVIYDPPGAPVVTLDTMVEFGELCHPRKVEKIMHPLRNGYCYTYT; translated from the exons ATGAAAGGGCTTCTATTTGTTCTCTCGGCGATCTTCGGTATTACCCTAGCTGCACCGGCAACGTGCACTCCGGAGAGAGCCTTGGTAAGGAAAGAATG GAGAGAGCTGGGGTATGCTGAACGGAAGGACTATATTGATGCGCTATGGTGCCTACGCGATCGCCCGTCTATCCTACCCAGCGAAGAATTTCCCGGGGTTCGTGACCGTTGGGATGATTTTGTTGC GTATTGGAACTGGGCCCTCGACACCGAAAACCTAGCCGAGAGCCCATTATTCGACGGCAGTTCCACCTCTCTCTCCGGCAACGGCGCATACGTACCGAACGAGCCGATGCCCTGTACACCCGGAGGGATATGCTTCCCCCGAGGAACAGGCGGAGGCTGCGTTGAGTCAGGGCCATTCAAAGACCTTCAAGTTCACTTGGGACCATTCAATTCCTCTCTAGCTCAGTCCTACGGTTCTCTCCCCGTCAACGCATGGGACTACAATCCGCGTTGTCtatataggagcctgaaCCAAGCTTTGCTCGCGGCGCTGAACAATCAAGCCCGGATTGATCAAATGCAAGCATCGACCAACATCAGAGACTGGCTCGCAATCATGTCCCCAAGTAACCCGGATTTAACGAGCTCACATGGCGGCGGCCATGGGGCTGTGGGAGGTGCCATGGCCGATTTCTTCGCGTCGCCTCAGGATCCCTCGTTTATGTTGCACCACGCCTTTATTGATAAATTGTGGGCGGAATGGCAGGATCAGGATCCGGAGACTAGGCGATATGCTGTTAATGGTACTACTGTTATCTATGATCCGCCGGGTGCTCCGGTGGTGACGCTGGATACTATGGTTGAGTTTGGGGAGCTGTGTCATCCTCGcaaggttgagaagattATGCATCCGTTGAGGAATGGTTATTGTTATACTTACACTTGA
- a CDS encoding uncharacterized protein (predicted protein) has product MNAEYYGTPSQNGYGNSGPPPPQGPLQGYQQSYPQQYPEPQNQYPPSQYPQSYNEQLQQTAPGEAQGDERGLAGALAGGAIGGFAGHKANHGFLGAIGGAIAGSIAQDAYKKHQHEGQQNIPPQGGFYPQQFPQQPYPQTGPYQQYPPQGPYPPSQFYPLNQLHHNKKSVMKRQEEVEELQDKINRVAQHMQQGPSHHKMKDLRKDMEDLQKDLRKAQEDYQKELNKALDDDAKKRRH; this is encoded by the coding sequence ATGAATGCAGAATACTATGGAACTCCCTCTCAAAATGGATATGGCAACTCTGGGCCTCCGCCTCCCCAGGGCCCTCTCCAAGGGTATCAGCAATCATATCCGCAACAGTACCCAGAGCCTCAAAATCAATACCCTCCGTCGCAATACCCCCAGTCTTACAATGAGCAGCTGCAACAGACCGCTCCTGGTGAGGCCCAAGGTGATGAGCGTGGTCTTGCCGGTGCCCTTGCCGGAGGTGCTATCGGTGGTTTCGCCGGCCACAAGGCCAACCACGGCTTCCTCGGAGCCATCGGAGGTGCGATTGCCGGTTCGATTGCTCAAGATGCCTACAAGAAGCACCAACATGAGGGTCAGCAGAACATTCCTCCCCAGGGCGGTTTCTACCCGCAGCAATTCCCTCAGCAGCCATATCCGCAGACGGGTCCATATCAACAATATCCCCCGCAAGGTCCATATCCGCCGAGTCAATTCTATCCACTGAATCAGCTGCATCACAATAAGAAGTCTGTGATGAAAAGAcaggaggaggttgaagagcTGCAGGACAAGATCAACCGCGTTGCCCAGCATATGCAGCAGGGTCCCTCTCATCATAAGATGAAGGATCTGCGgaaagatatggaagatTTGCAGAAGGATCTGAGAAAGGCCCAAGAGGACTACCAGAAAGAGTTGAACAAAGCCCTAGACGACGATGCTAAAAAGAGACGACACTAA
- a CDS encoding putative alkaline lipase (predicted protein) — protein MITILYQVILCFLVTSESLIKLTSASDISEETFQDLQRAAKLSSAAYANCDTNAYDITITKHINDIATGTQVLKYNRATLGIRQAGKPSRSFSEAPRPVSITFCSQLSWLPLLTFSVIDFVNDLDSTTVSPTIPDTHFPTGAKIMQGIHRPWLAVHNDVISEIRNLLGQYPEYSLEPMGHSLGGSLTYLAYIVLKQSIPHSNITGYALAAFPIGNQEFADLGTMQGGNMFRGNSKGDGTPNEYVNQPWNFKHYGVEYYSDGSREGTIQCQGNEDQACSAGNELNFPTVAHFHLFGVDFGLLGSKSKCN, from the exons ATGATTACTATTCTATATCAGGTGATTTTATGCTTCCTAGTGACTTCTGAGTCCTTGATAAAGCTCACCTCTGcatctgatatatcagaaG AAACATTCCAAGACTTACAACGCGCAGCAAAGCTCTCATCAGCAGCCTATGCAAACTGTGATACGAATGCCTACGATATTACGATCACAAAGCATATCAATGACATCGCGACAGGGACTCAGGTACTCAAGTATAATAG GGCTACATTGGGTATTCGACAAGCAGGAAAACCATCTCGCTCGTTTTCCGAGGCTCCACGACCGGTAAGTATCACTTTCTGTTCACagctttcttggctgccATTGCTCACTTTCTCAGTTATTGACTTTGTCAATGACCTCGATTCAACAACCGTGTCGCCTACAATTCCAGATACACATTTCCCGACCGGTGCGAAAATCATGCAAGGAATTCACCGTCCATGGCTAGCAGTGCACAATGATGTTATTTCTGAAATTCGTAATCTGCTAGGGCAGTATCCAGAATATTCACTGGAGCCAATGGGTCACTCACTTGGTGGCTCATTAACATATCTGGCCTATATTGTTCTCAAGCAGAGCATTCCCCATAGCAACATCACGGGCTATGCCTTGGCGGCCTTTCCAATCGGCAACCAGGAATTTGCTGATCTCGGAACTATGCAGGGGGGAAATATGTTCCGAGGAAATAGCAAGGGCGATGGGACACCT AATGAATACGTTAACCAACCATGGAATTTCAAGCACTATGGCGTG GAATATTATAGCGATGGTTCAAGAGAAGGAACTATTCAATGCCAGGGGAATGAGGATCAAGCGTGCTCAGCAGGGAATGAACTTAATTTCCCGACTGTGGCTCACTTTCACCTCTTTGGTGTTGATTTTGGTCTACTTGGCTCGAAGTCCAAATGTAATTAA